A stretch of Henckelia pumila isolate YLH828 chromosome 4, ASM3356847v2, whole genome shotgun sequence DNA encodes these proteins:
- the LOC140866770 gene encoding starch synthase 3, chloroplastic/amyloplastic: MEVSLPLQRPISCRTFFGGGTKLKISPLIGFSPNGNPSLSSISYGCQRAHKATRIIHPFTATADFSRRKQRKSSTPKSKDSTPRGFMPRTQLPTSTPGRDMKQNEAKEGPGTSPSNDLEVSDTKTVEVEIRTDDKLVANFGKVSEVKDESRNESNRIEIEAASTNGVLSDQKISHYNAKGTIPKAVDNVMEPKTAERFTKSEEKEASTEDNDVPEFARVVGGSQRYTKYDEALQPKSIEKDTSTEAKSRHMAGKNASYETDPRINENKTISNTVQQAESTKIIDDTTISQFVKPEAVKEVDVSIGDDGKIRDPFLALKLEREENLRKEEINKLVEKNFKEGNKVFCYPEVARPDKDIEIFFNRNLSTLKNEPAVIIMGAYNDWKWKSFNINLSKSHLNGDWWSCQVHVPEEAYRIDFVFHNGNDAYDNNDEENFHITVDGGMDMFDFENFLLEEKRLEQEEFARQKAEREKEEEEKRRKEADIAAKEADRAQAREEVAKSMSALKEFMKRAVTSVNNVWYIEPSEFKGGDKVRLYYNKSSGPLSEATEIWIHGGHNGWKDGLSIFSKLIKSKNKDGDWWYTDVVLPDRAIVLDWVFADGSPQKAIVFDNNRRHDFHAIVPKASFEELTLFEEERLYNKLQAERLLREEAIQAKAKKTALMKVETKARTLKTFLLSQKHIVYTDPLDVLAGSTITVFYNPTNTVLNGKSEIWLRYSFNRWTHRMGPFAPQIMSPDENGSHLKATVKVPLDAYLMDFVFSESKDGGVFDNKNGMDYHIPVLGGVVKEPPMHIVHIAVEMAPIAKVGGLGDVVTSLSRAVQDMNHNVDIIIPKYDCLKYDHVKDMQFHKSYFWSGTEIKVWSGKVEGLSVYFLEPQNGLFWVGCIYGRNNDGERFGFFCHAALEFLLQGGFHPDIIHCHDWSSAPVAWLFKDHYRHYGLSKARVVFTIHNLEFGAQLIAKAMKFSDKATTVSPTYAREISGNPSIAPNIFKFHGILNGIDPDIWDPYNDKFIPVSYSSENVVEGKKAAKEALQQRLGLKRDDLPLIGIISRLTHQKGIHLIKHAIWRTLERGGQVVLLGSAPDHRIQNDFVNLANQLHSSYNDRARLCLSYDEPLSHLIYAGADFILVPSIFEPCGLTQLTAMRYGSIPIVRKTGGLYDTVFDVDHDKERAQGHGLEPNGFSFDGADAGGVDYALNRAISAWYDGREWLNSLCKRVMEQDWSWNRPALDYLELYHAARK; encoded by the exons ATGGAAGTTTCTCTGCCTTTGCAAAGGCCAATCAGTTGCAGAACATTTTTCGGCGGAGGAACTAAGCTGAAGATTTCCCCACTCATTGGGTTCTCGCCGAATGGAAACCCTAGTTTGTCCTCAATT TCCTATGGATGCCAAAGGGCTCACAAAGCAACCAGGATCATACATCCATTTACTGCTACTGCCG ACTTTTCACGAAGAAAACAGAGAAAATCTTCCACTCCAAAGTCTAAAGATTCCACACCGAGGGGATTCATGCCAAGAACACAGCTACCTACAAGCACCCCGGGAAGGGACATGAAGCAAAATGAGGCAAAGGAAGGTCCTGGCACTTCACCGTCCAATGATCTCGAGGTTTCCGACACGAAAACAGTTGAAGTGGAAATCAGAACTGATGACAAATTGGTTGCCAACTTCGGTAAAGTATCAGAAGTTAAGGACGAAAGCAGAAACGAGAGCAACAGAATTGAAATTGAAGCAGCGTCAACCAATGGAGTATTGTCTGATCAAAAAATAAGTCATTACAATGCAAAAGGAACAATTCCGAAAGCGGTTGACAATGTTATGGAGCCAAAAACTGCAGAAAGATTTACCAAGAGTGAG GAAAAGGAGGCATCAACTGAGGATAATGACGTTCCTGAATTTGCAAGAGTTGTTGGAGGAAGCCAGAGATATACTAAATATGATGAAGCTTTACAGCCCAAGAGTATCGAGAAGGACACATCCACAGAAGCAAAATCAAGACATATGGCTGGAAAGAATGCGTCATATGAAACAGATCCAAGAATAAATGAGAACAAAACTATTTCAAATACTGTGCAGCAGGCTGAGAGTACGAAAATTATTGATGATACTACCATTAGTCAGTTTGTAAAGCCTGAGGCTGTTAAGGAAGTTGATGTTTCAATCGGTGATGATGGAAAGATAAGAGACCCTTTTCTAGCACTAAAGTTGGAGAGGGAAGAGAACTTACGTAAAGAGGAAATAAATAAGCTCGTCGAGAAAAATTTCAAGGAAGGAAATAAAGTGTTTTGTTACCCTGAGGTTGCAAGACCTGATAAAGacatagaaattttttttaacagaAATCTCTCCACTTTGAAAAATGAACCTGCTGTTATTATCATGGGAGCGTATAATGACTGGAAATGGAAGTCATTTAACATAAATTTGAGCAAGAGCCATCTCAATGGGGATTGGTGGTCTTGCCAAGTGCATGTTCCTGAAGAAGCATACAGGATTGATTTTGTGTTCCATAAtggaaatgatgcatatgacaACAATGATGAAGAAAATTTTCATATTACTGTTGATGGTGGGatggatatgtttgattttgaaaatttcttgCTTGAAGAGAAACGCTTGGAGCAGGAGGAATTTGCAAGGCAGAAAGCTGAAAGGGAAAAAGAGGAAGAAGAAAAAAGGCGTAAAGAAGCAGATATAGCAGCGAAAGAAGCTGATAGAGCTCAGGCAAGAGAGGAAGTTGCAAAGAGTATGAGTGCGCTGAAAGAGTTTATGAAAAGAGCTGTTACATCTGTCAATAATGTCTGGTACATAGAGCCTAGCGAATTTAAAGGTGGAGATAAGGTCAGGCTTTACTATAACAAGAGCTCGGGCCCACTTTCTGAAGCTACTGAAATATGGATTCATGGAGGGCATAATGGTTGGAAGGATGGACTGTCCATTTTTTCAAAGCTCAtcaaatctaagaacaaggatGGAGACTGGTGGTACACTGATG TTGTTTTACCTGACCGAGCCATAGTTTTGGACTGGGTTTTTGCTGATGGTTCACCTCAGAAAGCAATTGTTTTTGACAATAATCGTCGCCATGATTTTCATGCCATTGTCCCCAAAGCCAGTTTCGAGGAACTCACATTGTTTGAGGAAGAACGATTATATAATAAACTTCAGGCAGAAAGGCTGTTGAGAGAAGAAGCTATACAAGCTAAG GCAAAAAAAACCGCTCTTATGAAAGTGGAAACGAAGGCAAGAACTTTGAAAACATTTTTGTTGTCTCAGAAGCATATTGTCTATACTGATCCCCTTGATGTCCTAGCTGGAAGCACAATCACAGTATTTTATAATCCCACCAACACAGTACTCAATGGGAAATCAGAAATCTGGTTGCGATATTCATTCAACCGCTGGACGCATCGAATGGGTCCATTTGCACCGCAAATAATGTCTCCTGATGAAAATGGTTCTCATCTCAAAGCAACTG TCAAGGTTCCTTTGGATGCATACTTAATGGACTTTGTGTTCTCTGAGAGTAAGGACGGTGGAGTCTTTGACAACAAGAACGGTATGGACTATCACATACCCGTGCTTGGTGGAGTTGTGAAGGAACCACCTATGCACATTGTGCACATTGCAGTTGAAATGGCTCCTATTGCTaag GTTGGGGGTCTTGGTGATGTCGTTACCAGTCTTTCTCGAGCTGTTCAGGACATGAATCATAATGTGGACATTATTATTCCTAAGTATGATTGCTTGAAATATGATCAT GTGAAGGATATGCAGTTTCATAAAAGCTACTTTTGGAGTGGGACTGAAATTAAAGTTTGGTCTGGCAAGGTGGAAGGCCTATCTGTCTATTTTTTGGAACCTCAGAACGG ATTATTTTGGGTTGGTTGTATATATGGTCGCAATAATGACGGGGAAAGATTTGGTTTCTTTTGCCACGCGGCTCTTGAATTTCTTCTGCAAGGTGGATTTCATCCG GATATAATTCATTGTCATGATTGGTCTAGCGCTCCAGTTGCATGGCTATTCAAGGATCATTACAGGCATTATGGTCTCAGTAAAGCCCGTGTTGTCTTCACCATACACAACCTTGAATTTGGAGCACAGTTAATAGCTAAGGCCATGAAGTTCTCGGACAAGGCTACTACT GTATCTCCTACTTATGCTCGGGAAATTTCGGGAAATCCTTCCATAGCCCCAAACATTTTCAAGTTCCATGGTATTTTGAATGGAATTGACCCAGACATATGGGATCCATACAATGATAAGTTCATCCCG GTGTCCTATTCTTCAGAAAACGTAGTTGAAGGCAAAAAAGCTGCCAAGGAAGCTTTGCAGCAAAGACTTGGGTTGAAAAGAGATGATTTGCCCTTGATAGGAATCATTAGTCGCTTGACTCACCAAAAGGGAATCCACCTCATTAAACATGCCATCTGGCGCACACTGGAACGTGGTGGACAG GTTGTCTTGCTGGGTTCAGCTCCTGATCATCGGATCCAGAATGATTTTGTTAACTTGGCAAACCAGTTGCATTCTTCATATAATGATCGTGCACGCCTATGCCTATCATATGACGAGCCTCTTTCTCATTTG ATTTATGCTGGTGCAGATTTCATTTTGGTCCCTTCAATATTCGAACCATGTGGACTTACTCAACTCACTGCCATGAGATACGGGTCAATTCCTATTGTTCGTAAAACTGGTG GACTCTATGATACTGTTTTTGATGTTGACCATGATAAAGAAAGAGCACAAGGTCATGGTCTCGAACCAAATGGATTTAGTTTTGATGGTGCAGATGCTGGTGGTGTTGATTATGCTCTTAATAG AGCAATATCTGCTTGGTATGATGGTAGAGAGTGGCTAAATTCTTTATGCAAGCGAGTCATGGAGCAAGATTGGTCTTGGAATCGTCCTGCTCTCGATTATCTGGAGCTCTACCATGCTGCTCGGAAATGA
- the LOC140866774 gene encoding protein S40-6-like, with product MADMYGGRKPLFEDEDLQEEEVWSLVKAREDSNSKTRKNHFPGSSSSNAWRNAAAPRDIRRVSAGGGGSSTAWTEPQQSSAPVDIPDWSKIMKRKSNKNLWDDASAAHGNDDDYMGWKNCHGLVGDAESYYDDDDDDDGNEMVPPHEYLARRLAGTQIASFSMCEGVGGTLKGRDLSKLRNAILTKTGFLE from the coding sequence ATGGCAGATATGTACGGTGGTAGGAAACCAttatttgaagatgaagatctTCAAGAAGAGGAGGTGTGGTCTCTGGTGAAAGCAAGAGAAGATTCCAACTCAAAAACCCGAAAGAACCACTTTCCCGGTTCTTCATCATCAAATGCATGGCGCAACGCCGCTGCTCCGCGGGACATCAGAAGGGTCTCCGCCGGCGGCGGCGGATCCTCCACAGCATGGACGGAGCCTCAGCAGTCGTCAGCTCCTGTGGACATTCCGGACTGGTCCAAGATTATGAAGAGAAAGTCCAACAAGAACCTGTGGGATGATGCATCTGCTGCACATGGCAATGATGATGATTACATGGGATGGAAGAATTGCCATGGTTTAGTTGGTGATGCAGAGAGTtattatgatgatgatgatgatgatgatgggaACGAAATGGTCCCACCCCATGAATATTTGGCAAGAAGGCTCGCTGGTACTCAGATTGCTTCATTCTCCATGTGCGAAGGTGTTGGAGGAACTCTCAAAGGAAGAGATCTCAGCAAATTAAGGAATGCCATTTTAACCAAGACTGGATTTCTGGAATAA